A window of Cytobacillus sp. IB215665 genomic DNA:
GCTGCAACTTCACGATACACTTTATCAATATAAATATGTTGCGCTTCAGGAAACTCTCTTTTAAATTGCTTACGGAGCTTGTTACCAGCTTCATCAGCATCAACAAGAACAAATACATCTTGATGAAATGTTGAATCAATAATTTCATCTAATTTAGTTACACTTAGCGTCCCATTTGTACAAATGATTTCTATTGGTTCATTTAAAACGTTTTCTACTTGTACTTTATCAGTTTTCCCCTCAACAATAATTACTTTATTAATCTCAATAATCGCCATCGACATCACCCTCGTTGAACAATTCATGAACTTAATAACTAATTTCACATTAGTAATTATATTATTCAAACTAAGAATCTACATGCAGTTTCTTTTCTTCTAAAAAAGATATAATGCATCTCACAAATAAAGTTTAAGAGATTTTTGTACAGTCTCTTTACATAACTTCGTTACAATTTTTACTAATAATGGACAGTATGATGATAGCTCAAAAATTGCAAATGCAAAAAGATGCCACAAATGCTAAATGTATAAGTGCTCATATCTTAACAAGACTAAAACAGCCTTATAAAAGAGTCTATTTATACGATAATCGCCATATTGTCTATGAAAAAACAGTGGAGTTATTACCCCACTGTTTCATAAAGCATTCCCAATATCGTACTTAATTTTGGTGAAGATGACTTAATCTTCCTTTGTCATTTCCTCATATTGTTCAGCTGACATTAAGCTTTCAACTTCACTCATATCTGCGGGCTTGACTACAACCATCCAAGCTTTTTCATATGGAGATTCGTTTACGAATTCAGGCGTATCGTTTAAGTCTTCATTAACTTCTAATACTTTGCCACTAATCGGAGCATATAACTCAGATACTGTTTTCACAGATTCAACACTACCAAATGGTTCATTGATTTCTAGTTCATCACCCGGTTCTGGTAATTCAACGAAAACAATATCTCCAAGCTCTGATTGAGCAAAATGAGTAATTCCTATGCGGACTTGATCTCCTTCAATACGTACCCACTCATGTTCTTCAGAATAACGCAATTCCTTCGGTGTATTCATTTCAACAATCCCTCCAACATTTATAATCATTTTATATATATTAAAAGATGACCGTTATAACAGTACCTTCTAATTACCAATGACTACCTCCAAGTGTCTTCAAATTGCTTTTCATTAAACCCTACCGTCACAGCACTTCCATTCGTTACGATAGGACGTTTGAGTAACATGCCATCACTTGCTAGAATATCTAATAATTCAGCCTCTGAAGCAGTTTTGACCTTATCCTTTAATCCAAGCTCACGATACTTTTTCCCACTCGTATTAAAGAACTTTTTTAGTTCTAATCCACTTTTATGATATAAATCTTCGATTGTTTCTTTCGAAGGGGGATTATCAACAATATGTAATTCTTCATAAGAAACATGATGTTCATCTAACCATTTTTTTGCTTTACGACATGTTCCACATTTAGGATACCAATAAAAAGATACCATATAATTTCACCACCCAACGACTTTTTTAGAGGGTTTGCAAACGAGAAACTTGGTCAAAATTCCCCTCTTCAAATGAATATTATCATATTTTTAATTAAATGCATAATCAAGAATTGACTTGTTATTACCTTCTCAGTTTTATTCGTCTTTTATTTTGTTATTCCTGCAATTCTTCTTGAGAAAATAATTCTTAATTTCGCAAGTAACTAGGCTATATTGGACAGCACAAATAATCCTTCATATTAAGACTTTTAGCTTAAAACATGTTGCTATTGTTTACAAATTATGAACTGCATGAAGAGATTGTATATCTGTTACTAACGTTAGTTATATTCTGTTTAGCCCTTATTAAGAAAAGCAACAATTTATGCGAAACAACCTTTATGTATGTAGAATCTTTTCGTAAACTTTGCTGTTAATATCACCAAACCTATAACATAAGAAATCGCTTGATATATTTTTAGCCTGCCTTTTACAAAAGAAAAGATGCCACGAACGTTAGCTATCTTCTGTTTAACCCTTATTACGAAAAGCAACAACCCTTACGAAAATACCCTTCATGGAAGCACTTTTCATAAACTTTGTTGCCATAGTTACGATTTAAACGATGTATATCACTTCCTTGCTACACTAAAAAGAAGAGAAGACGCCAGGTGTAAGTATCTTAGTATATAAATATAGCCGTTTAAAAAAAGCTCCTATATTTCAGGAGCTTTTTTCAAGTAAAGGCAAACAGTTCTATGTTTTTAAACTGTATAGCGTTCTGCTTCAATTAGTACTGCTGCAGCTTCACGCTTTTTAGCAATTACGTTAATCGGAGTATAACGAGTGAACTTGCGTAGTGATGATAACATCATGCGAAGTGTATCACCTTGCTCTGTTGCAACAAGTGTTTCTTTTGCATGTGCTTCGATTTCGTTAAATGCTTCTTGGCAATAAATTTGTGTATATAAAAGTTTTTGGTTGTTTTTCTCTAGCCCAGTTTTGTTGATTGCTTTTTCTGTACGTAAGACAGCTGATTCCATTGCATATAAGTTGTTGACAATATCTGCAATATTCATTAGAATTTCTTGTTCTTTTTCAAGCTTTGGACCAAACTTTTGTGCAGCTAAACCAGCTACCATGATGCCTATTTTCTTCGCATTTTTCACTAAATATTTTTCTTGCTCTAGTGGCTCATCACCAACCTCTTCAGGCATCATCATCATTAACTCTTCCTGTAAAGCTTGTGCTTTTTGTAAAAGTGGAAGCTCGCCTTTCATTGCTTTACGTAAAAATGTGCCTGGTACTAGTAAGCGATTGATTTCATTCGTTCCTTCGAAAATACGATTAATACGAGAATCTCTGTATGCTCTTTCTACTTCATATTCAGCCATGAAGCCGTATCCACCATGAATTTGAACTGCTTCGTCAGCAATGTAGTCAAGTGTTTCCGAACCCATCACTTTCCCAAGGGAACATTCAATCGCATATTCGCCAACTGCTTTCCCTACT
This region includes:
- a CDS encoding arsenate reductase family protein; amino-acid sequence: MVSFYWYPKCGTCRKAKKWLDEHHVSYEELHIVDNPPSKETIEDLYHKSGLELKKFFNTSGKKYRELGLKDKVKTASEAELLDILASDGMLLKRPIVTNGSAVTVGFNEKQFEDTWR
- a CDS encoding toprim domain-containing protein; its protein translation is MAIIEINKVIIVEGKTDKVQVENVLNEPIEIICTNGTLSVTKLDEIIDSTFHQDVFVLVDADEAGNKLRKQFKREFPEAQHIYIDKVYREVAAAPLQHIAAVLFRANFKVKRQYL
- the gcvH gene encoding glycine cleavage system protein GcvH, giving the protein MNTPKELRYSEEHEWVRIEGDQVRIGITHFAQSELGDIVFVELPEPGDELEINEPFGSVESVKTVSELYAPISGKVLEVNEDLNDTPEFVNESPYEKAWMVVVKPADMSEVESLMSAEQYEEMTKED